In one window of Spartinivicinus marinus DNA:
- a CDS encoding acyltransferase family protein — MKREYSIYLDLCRFLAALAVVLSHIKQYQFLSPEISQYLPSAGRDAVIIFFVLSGFVIAYTTDRKQPTISEYLTDRATRIYSCALPILLLVVTIDLIGIQHNKEAYSGLYQYEKLHLYIPFHLLFLGEIWTLSEQPFTIPPYWSLGYEVWYYILYIPIFFLRGRKRIFTLILLLVFVGYKLWLLFPLWLAGVLLYKNRSRWLLSNVQSKLLFWLPVLTYFIFKALELDNVLVKIGNEIWPFNENFPLGSAAKYLSDYFVGILTLIHLYAAQFYKLPFKHYLSQVITKLAAYTFTLYLVHAPIIKTVEYHINYNKNSWLNLLGILLLIGVITFFIGFITEHQRHRLKPLFAKAVNTLTNVTILFSPKQNH, encoded by the coding sequence TTGAAAAGAGAATACTCAATATATCTTGATTTATGTCGCTTTCTTGCAGCATTAGCCGTTGTACTATCGCATATAAAGCAATATCAATTTTTGAGCCCTGAAATATCCCAATATTTACCTTCTGCAGGTCGTGATGCCGTAATTATTTTTTTTGTTTTATCAGGTTTTGTAATTGCTTATACGACAGATCGAAAACAACCTACGATCAGTGAATATTTAACCGACCGTGCAACTCGAATATATTCTTGTGCTCTTCCCATCTTATTACTAGTAGTCACTATCGACTTGATTGGTATCCAACATAATAAAGAAGCCTACTCTGGGCTCTACCAATATGAAAAACTGCACCTATACATCCCTTTTCATTTATTATTTCTTGGCGAAATATGGACCTTATCTGAACAACCATTTACGATACCACCTTACTGGTCGTTAGGATACGAAGTTTGGTATTATATCTTATACATTCCCATATTCTTCTTGAGAGGAAGAAAAAGAATCTTTACTTTAATATTATTACTTGTATTCGTGGGCTACAAATTATGGCTTTTATTTCCACTTTGGCTCGCTGGTGTTTTGTTGTACAAAAACCGGTCCCGTTGGCTGCTATCGAATGTCCAAAGCAAACTGCTCTTCTGGCTACCAGTATTAACTTATTTTATATTTAAGGCTCTTGAACTAGACAATGTATTAGTCAAAATAGGTAACGAAATTTGGCCCTTCAATGAGAACTTCCCCCTTGGTAGTGCAGCTAAATACTTGTCAGACTATTTTGTAGGCATTCTGACATTAATTCACTTATATGCAGCTCAATTTTATAAATTGCCATTTAAGCATTACCTTTCCCAAGTCATCACTAAGTTAGCTGCTTATACTTTTACGCTCTACTTGGTACATGCTCCCATTATTAAAACTGTGGAGTATCATATTAACTACAATAAAAACAGCTGGTTAAATTTACTTGGCATTTTACTTTTAATAGGAGTTATAACTTTTTTTATTGGATTCATTACTGAACATCAAAGACATCGTTTAAAACCATTATTTGCAAAAGCAGTTAATACCCTTACAAATGTTACTATACTTTTTTCACCTAAACAGAATCATTAA
- a CDS encoding SprT family zinc-dependent metalloprotease has translation MLVKMLEDAVVKRVRVLICLAETRFGRMFQMPSIRFDLTGTCAGTADWVNNEVRFNTLFLSHHQQHFITHTVAHEVAHLVAPLIYGSRIKPHGKEWQFVMEQVFHCPAERCHQYDLATLNNQRRYHCHCAQPIWLGPIQHKRAQQGIRYICKQCRQPLTAAV, from the coding sequence GTGTTAGTTAAAATGCTTGAAGATGCAGTGGTTAAGCGAGTAAGAGTATTAATCTGTCTAGCTGAAACCCGCTTTGGTAGAATGTTTCAAATGCCCAGCATTCGTTTTGATCTAACAGGTACTTGCGCAGGTACTGCTGACTGGGTCAACAATGAAGTGCGTTTCAATACCTTATTTCTATCTCACCATCAACAACACTTTATCACGCATACCGTTGCCCATGAAGTGGCACATCTAGTTGCCCCTCTCATCTACGGCAGTCGCATTAAGCCTCATGGTAAAGAGTGGCAATTTGTGATGGAACAAGTATTTCACTGTCCAGCTGAGCGCTGTCATCAATATGACTTAGCTACCCTCAATAACCAGCGCCGTTATCACTGTCATTGTGCTCAACCTATTTGGCTAGGGCCAATTCAACATAAACGGGCTCAGCAAGGGATACGCTATATTTGCAAACAATGTCGACAGCCGCTAACAGCAGCAGTGTGA
- a CDS encoding glycosyltransferase family 2 protein translates to MDLINNSAPTLAVVVPCYNEEEVLCETSKRLSTILLSLINDKLIDSNSKIYFVDDGSRDNTWKLIEKESQNSSIRGIKLSRNHGHQKALLAGLMTVTEDIIISIDADLQDDTNAIREMIIKYQEGCEVVYGVRDKRETDTAFKKLTAQGYYKLLEKMGVDLIYNHADYRLLSRKALDTLKEFNEINVFLRGIVPLIGYQSGIVHYERKERFAGESKYPLKKMLAFAAEGITSFSNVPLRIITIFGLCVSVVSFFMIFWVFAVRVFTEEAVPGWASTMIPMFFLSGVQLLSLGIVGEYISKIYMETKRRPKYIIEKII, encoded by the coding sequence ATGGACTTGATAAATAATTCTGCACCAACTCTTGCTGTGGTTGTACCCTGCTATAATGAAGAGGAAGTGCTATGTGAAACTAGCAAACGATTATCAACTATTCTCTTATCATTGATAAATGATAAATTGATTGACAGCAATAGCAAAATATATTTTGTTGATGATGGGAGTAGAGATAATACTTGGAAGCTGATTGAGAAAGAAAGTCAGAATTCTAGCATTCGAGGTATTAAACTCTCGCGCAACCACGGCCATCAAAAAGCGCTGTTAGCCGGTCTCATGACTGTCACTGAAGACATTATTATTAGTATCGACGCTGATCTTCAAGATGATACTAATGCTATTCGAGAGATGATTATAAAATATCAGGAAGGCTGTGAAGTTGTCTATGGTGTGCGTGACAAAAGAGAAACGGATACTGCCTTCAAAAAATTGACAGCTCAAGGCTATTACAAACTACTAGAAAAAATGGGCGTAGATCTTATATATAATCATGCTGATTATCGACTACTAAGCCGAAAAGCTTTAGATACTCTTAAAGAATTTAATGAAATAAATGTCTTTCTAAGAGGAATTGTTCCACTCATTGGCTATCAGTCTGGGATTGTTCATTATGAAAGAAAAGAGCGATTCGCAGGAGAATCAAAATATCCCCTTAAAAAAATGTTAGCCTTTGCCGCTGAAGGTATTACTTCATTTTCAAATGTTCCTCTCAGAATTATTACTATATTTGGTTTATGTGTTTCAGTGGTTTCTTTTTTCATGATCTTTTGGGTTTTTGCCGTGAGAGTATTCACCGAGGAAGCTGTACCAGGGTGGGCTTCTACCATGATACCAATGTTTTTTCTGAGTGGTGTACAGCTATTATCATTGGGTATTGTTGGAGAATATATATCAAAAATATATATGGAAACGAAGCGCAGGCCTAAATATATAATTGAGAAAATAATTTAA
- a CDS encoding GtrA family protein — protein MNGYAMTDSAVLIKTFSKFIGIGVIATLIQYIGMIFFIEFGEFSQTLSSALSFAISAIFNYLLSYSFTFRASSRHSTSLIKFSIVALSGLVLNTAIFYLVKNNIAIHYIFSQCIATAAVLLWNFYFNLKWTFK, from the coding sequence GATAGTGCAGTCCTAATTAAGACTTTTTCAAAATTTATTGGCATTGGGGTAATCGCGACCTTAATCCAATATATTGGAATGATTTTTTTTATAGAGTTTGGGGAGTTTAGTCAAACTCTTTCATCAGCATTATCTTTTGCTATCAGTGCTATATTCAATTACTTACTAAGCTATAGTTTTACATTTAGAGCTAGCTCCCGACACTCAACTTCACTCATTAAGTTTTCAATCGTAGCACTATCAGGTTTGGTGTTAAATACGGCGATATTTTACTTGGTGAAAAATAATATTGCTATCCACTACATTTTTTCGCAGTGTATAGCTACTGCTGCTGTGTTATTATGGAATTTCTATTTTAATCTGAAGTGGACCTTTAAATAA
- a CDS encoding Yip1 family protein, whose translation MLLNHIWGLFTTPQQEWQLIRNESNSVSKIYLTHVLLLAAIPAICGYIGFTQVGWSVGTDKLVKLTEANAAGMALLGYMAMLAGIFVMGCFIQWMAKTYHANTTLSQTIVFAAYTATPLFLTGLGALLPNVWLNLFLVIAGASYATYLLYTGIPVMMKIPKEVGFLFASSVLCVGLVVLVSMMTITVLFWGIGIGPSQVVF comes from the coding sequence GTGCTGTTAAATCACATTTGGGGTCTATTTACCACCCCTCAACAAGAATGGCAACTCATCCGTAATGAATCCAATTCCGTTAGTAAAATTTATTTAACTCATGTTCTATTACTTGCAGCGATCCCTGCTATTTGCGGGTATATTGGCTTCACTCAAGTGGGTTGGTCAGTCGGCACCGACAAGCTGGTCAAACTCACTGAAGCCAATGCTGCAGGGATGGCTCTACTGGGCTATATGGCGATGTTAGCAGGTATTTTTGTAATGGGCTGTTTTATTCAGTGGATGGCAAAAACCTATCATGCCAACACAACCTTAAGTCAGACCATTGTCTTTGCTGCTTATACTGCCACTCCTTTATTTCTAACTGGTCTGGGGGCCTTATTACCCAATGTATGGCTAAATCTATTTCTTGTCATTGCCGGAGCCAGCTATGCAACTTACCTTCTCTATACCGGTATTCCTGTCATGATGAAAATCCCTAAAGAAGTCGGCTTTCTATTTGCTAGCAGTGTGCTTTGTGTTGGGCTCGTCGTTCTAGTTTCCATGATGACTATCACCGTATTATTTTGGGGCATTGGTATTGGCCCCTCACAAGTAGTATTCTGA
- a CDS encoding lipopolysaccharide biosynthesis protein gives MDKTFTQKAKTALFWTATARFGAQLFSWASTFLVIRYINSTAYGIISLAEISFSLFVLISSNGLAESLIQAKELSKNQIRNLLGFYILICAILFMVHISIARPLTEYFSEPALFEVLIALSFTFLLIPWIALPSALLSREMDFKKKSIADLIASILSAAIALTMAINNFQHWALVTSMIFMFVYQAVSYCVIAKFIVVPSFQFTNIKHFIAFGSIITLTSIIWSLYTKVDLLIAGRFLTTEQIGIFAVAASLAMLPMTKLIPIIGQVAFPLYSKKQQNQHEIKYYFLKSQRLGGIISFPIFFGMAATGYYTLPLILGDKWSDTALPFTLLCLVVPLRFSMNLFSPATKGIGKPKVNLLNTIIMITSLSIGVIVFIDYGILGLVLAWLVVTPIQFIFCTNISCKALNISFKEFLQNLLPGFLASTIMAILVLLFYFKTYGWLSDFQIFMAAIIIGAITYLTLLSLFFKETLKELTSFIRTS, from the coding sequence ATGGATAAAACGTTTACACAGAAAGCCAAGACTGCGTTATTCTGGACTGCAACCGCAAGGTTTGGAGCGCAACTATTCTCTTGGGCATCAACATTTTTAGTTATTCGCTATATCAATTCAACTGCTTATGGCATTATTAGTTTAGCTGAAATTTCATTTTCATTATTCGTACTCATTAGCAGTAACGGCTTAGCTGAAAGCCTTATCCAAGCCAAAGAATTATCAAAAAATCAAATACGTAATTTATTGGGATTTTATATCCTTATATGTGCAATTCTTTTTATGGTTCACATATCAATTGCACGACCATTGACCGAATATTTTTCAGAACCTGCACTGTTTGAGGTGCTAATAGCTTTATCCTTTACATTTCTATTAATACCCTGGATTGCTTTACCTTCAGCCCTGCTTTCAAGGGAAATGGACTTTAAAAAGAAGTCCATTGCTGATCTGATAGCCTCTATACTATCAGCAGCCATTGCGTTGACTATGGCCATCAATAACTTCCAACATTGGGCCTTAGTAACGTCTATGATATTTATGTTTGTTTATCAAGCTGTCAGCTATTGTGTAATCGCAAAATTTATCGTGGTCCCTAGCTTCCAATTCACTAACATAAAACATTTTATTGCTTTTGGTAGCATTATTACACTTACATCAATCATCTGGTCACTTTACACTAAAGTTGACCTGCTAATTGCTGGCCGGTTCCTCACAACAGAACAGATTGGAATCTTTGCTGTTGCCGCTAGCCTGGCAATGTTGCCTATGACCAAACTAATCCCTATTATTGGACAAGTTGCTTTCCCGCTTTACTCAAAAAAACAACAAAATCAACATGAAATTAAATACTATTTTCTTAAGAGTCAACGTTTAGGAGGGATTATTTCATTCCCTATTTTTTTCGGAATGGCTGCTACCGGTTATTATACATTACCTTTAATTCTTGGTGACAAATGGTCAGATACTGCTCTGCCCTTCACATTACTTTGCCTTGTAGTGCCACTCAGATTCTCAATGAACCTCTTCTCTCCCGCAACTAAAGGCATTGGCAAACCCAAAGTTAATCTGCTTAATACAATAATTATGATAACTAGTTTATCAATAGGAGTAATAGTATTTATAGACTATGGCATTTTAGGTTTAGTGTTAGCTTGGCTAGTAGTCACGCCCATACAATTTATCTTTTGCACCAATATATCATGTAAAGCCCTAAATATCAGTTTTAAAGAGTTTCTACAAAACTTATTACCTGGCTTTTTGGCTAGCACAATCATGGCCATTTTAGTCTTATTATTTTACTTTAAAACATATGGATGGTTATCAGATTTTCAGATATTTATGGCTGCCATCATCATCGGCGCTATAACATATCTGACTCTGTTATCACTATTTTTTAAAGAAACATTAAAAGAGTTAACATCCTTTATAAGAACAAGTTAG
- a CDS encoding ArnT family glycosyltransferase — MLIKLFDNINTKIWYILPLLVVYSFFSMIFIQSGTESDYTYFYSFLLSLLSLLLFYKASEYIKFSFQNQTTFVVIPLYYLFWVGLLLRLAIVYFLPIEQASDSATYVSLAQNLIENNVYGGEGTGHAYWPPGYPLVLYALHLGIFDITPFSISLLNIIIYIFSFYLIYKTTKRIGGEKSAFLACLIFIFWPQQIMITNVAGKENVVFLLLLLSFYMSLAIESKYKFVIVGALLGFCTLIQPGTIFFFTTILVWKIHKREKVRNIVSTGLFVVLGGALIISPWTYRNYNIFNEFVLVSTNGGSNFYRANNELATGGYTDQGKIVITNLSEVEEGKAYKQLAIDWITSNPADFLLLMGRKLILNLGDDSGGVYATFKLSESSPMKSDSVYYALKLMSTLFWVLLWLILWVGRRHLIRQLTENHSYVFISLCFLYFIVVHMVFESNSKYHYPGGWALIILVGLVSLKLLNPEKLAKVEK; from the coding sequence ATGTTAATAAAATTATTTGACAACATTAATACCAAGATTTGGTATATACTGCCATTGCTAGTAGTATACTCTTTCTTTTCAATGATTTTTATTCAGTCTGGAACTGAGTCGGATTATACCTATTTTTATTCCTTTCTATTAAGTCTTTTGAGCTTGCTACTTTTTTATAAAGCGAGTGAATATATAAAATTCAGTTTTCAAAATCAAACTACATTTGTGGTGATACCATTATATTATCTATTTTGGGTAGGACTACTTTTAAGGTTAGCTATTGTTTACTTTTTGCCTATTGAGCAAGCTTCAGATTCAGCTACTTATGTATCACTAGCACAGAATTTGATAGAGAATAATGTATATGGGGGGGAGGGGACTGGTCATGCATACTGGCCGCCAGGCTACCCGCTTGTATTGTATGCTTTGCACTTAGGGATATTTGATATTACACCATTTAGTATTTCGCTATTAAATATTATTATCTATATTTTTAGCTTCTACTTAATATATAAAACTACCAAGCGAATTGGTGGTGAAAAATCAGCATTTTTAGCTTGCTTGATTTTCATATTTTGGCCTCAGCAGATAATGATTACAAATGTTGCAGGAAAAGAAAATGTAGTTTTTTTGTTGCTTCTCTTATCTTTTTATATGTCGCTGGCAATTGAGTCAAAATATAAATTTGTTATTGTAGGAGCCTTGCTAGGCTTCTGTACTTTAATACAGCCAGGAACAATTTTTTTCTTTACGACAATATTGGTTTGGAAAATACATAAAAGAGAGAAGGTTAGGAATATTGTATCAACAGGTCTTTTCGTCGTCTTAGGCGGAGCACTTATTATTTCACCATGGACATATAGAAATTATAATATATTCAACGAATTTGTGTTGGTTAGCACTAATGGTGGGTCAAACTTCTATCGAGCAAATAATGAGCTCGCAACAGGTGGTTATACAGATCAAGGAAAGATTGTAATCACTAATCTATCAGAGGTAGAGGAAGGTAAGGCATACAAGCAATTGGCTATCGACTGGATAACCTCAAATCCAGCAGACTTTTTGTTGCTGATGGGTAGGAAGCTTATTTTGAACTTGGGTGATGATAGTGGTGGAGTTTACGCAACATTTAAATTATCAGAAAGTAGTCCTATGAAGTCTGATAGTGTTTATTATGCTCTAAAATTAATGTCAACTTTGTTTTGGGTGCTTTTGTGGTTGATTTTATGGGTTGGGCGGCGACATCTCATAAGGCAGCTAACAGAAAATCATAGTTATGTTTTTATTAGCCTTTGCTTCCTCTATTTTATAGTTGTGCATATGGTGTTTGAAAGTAACTCAAAATACCACTACCCGGGAGGGTGGGCACTTATTATATTAGTTGGGCTTGTAAGTTTAAAATTATTAAATCCGGAAAAGTTGGCTAAAGTGGAAAAATAA
- the ttcA gene encoding tRNA 2-thiocytidine(32) synthetase TtcA, with protein sequence MSMQKPKSDKLTLNKLQKRLRREVGRAIADFNMIEDGDKIMCCLSGGKDSYTLLDILLNLQQHAPISFSIVAVNLDQKQPGFPEEVLPNYLNSLNIDYLIVEEDTYSIVKDKIPEGKTTCALCSRLRRGILYSTAKKLGATKIALGHHRDDIIETLLLNMFYGGKMKAMPAKLVSDDGQHMVIRPLAYSREKDIIKYAGLKNFPIIPCNLCGSQENLQRKQMKALLNQWDRQFPGRIESMFRATQNIVPSHMVDTSLFDFQSLTTQDQPFPDGDQAFDPPSLDYQAATDENTDTEEQPSMVKLISL encoded by the coding sequence ATGTCTATGCAAAAGCCAAAATCTGACAAACTCACCCTTAACAAGCTACAAAAGCGCTTACGTCGCGAAGTAGGCCGAGCTATCGCCGACTTCAATATGATCGAAGATGGTGACAAAATCATGTGTTGCTTGTCAGGTGGTAAAGACAGTTATACCCTGCTGGATATCTTGCTAAATCTACAGCAACATGCCCCAATCAGCTTTTCTATTGTGGCGGTAAACCTTGACCAGAAGCAGCCAGGCTTTCCTGAGGAAGTACTACCTAACTATTTAAACTCATTAAATATTGACTACTTAATTGTTGAAGAAGACACTTACAGTATTGTCAAAGACAAAATACCCGAAGGAAAAACGACTTGTGCTTTATGCTCAAGACTGAGACGGGGTATCTTATACAGCACCGCAAAAAAGCTGGGCGCCACTAAAATTGCCTTGGGCCATCATCGTGACGATATCATCGAAACCCTGTTATTAAATATGTTTTATGGCGGCAAAATGAAAGCTATGCCAGCCAAGCTGGTTTCTGACGATGGTCAACATATGGTTATTCGCCCACTGGCCTATAGCCGTGAAAAAGATATTATAAAATACGCAGGCTTGAAGAATTTTCCTATTATTCCTTGCAACCTGTGTGGCTCTCAGGAAAACCTGCAACGAAAACAGATGAAAGCCCTGCTAAACCAATGGGATCGTCAATTCCCTGGGCGTATTGAAAGTATGTTTCGCGCGACGCAAAATATCGTCCCATCGCATATGGTAGACACAAGCCTATTTGACTTTCAATCACTAACGACACAAGACCAACCATTTCCTGATGGAGATCAGGCCTTTGATCCACCCAGCTTAGACTACCAAGCAGCTACTGATGAAAACACCGATACAGAAGAACAGCCATCAATGGTGAAACTTATTTCCCTGTAG
- a CDS encoding DUF547 domain-containing protein translates to MKRKLWCLLWGWAVLIAYLPTLSVAAPKANLWHFWQASNEQSSHQINHQPWQQLLKQYLVVKPEGHLFNYKKVSATDTQKLARYIEQLSHIDPRQYKKQEQFAYWVNLYNALTVQLVLNSYPVSSIKKLGKGFFSFGPWDDEIIRIAGQAITLNDIEHRILRPIWQDQRIHYVVNCASLGCPDLATQALTAANQEQILEAAAKRFINQAKGVSLSKQGLALSKIYDWYQVDFGDNEPALIKHLQQYAQPVLRKQLAQFQGNISYQYDWNLNEVK, encoded by the coding sequence ATGAAACGTAAATTATGGTGTTTGTTATGGGGCTGGGCTGTATTGATCGCTTATCTGCCTACTCTTTCTGTTGCTGCACCAAAAGCCAATTTATGGCATTTTTGGCAAGCCAGTAATGAACAGAGCAGCCACCAGATTAACCACCAACCATGGCAGCAGTTGTTAAAGCAGTATTTGGTGGTTAAGCCAGAGGGCCATTTGTTTAATTACAAGAAAGTGAGTGCTACCGATACACAGAAGCTGGCTCGCTATATCGAGCAGTTGAGCCATATTGATCCGCGCCAATATAAAAAACAAGAGCAGTTTGCTTATTGGGTTAATTTATATAATGCGTTAACTGTACAATTGGTGTTGAATAGCTATCCTGTCAGTTCCATTAAAAAACTGGGTAAAGGTTTCTTTAGTTTTGGCCCTTGGGATGATGAAATTATTCGTATTGCTGGTCAGGCAATTACTTTGAATGATATTGAACACCGTATTCTCAGGCCTATTTGGCAAGATCAACGGATTCACTATGTGGTTAATTGTGCCAGTTTGGGATGTCCTGATTTAGCTACTCAAGCGTTAACAGCCGCTAATCAAGAGCAAATATTAGAAGCTGCCGCCAAACGGTTTATTAATCAGGCTAAAGGCGTTTCGCTCTCGAAACAAGGACTTGCGTTATCAAAAATATACGACTGGTATCAAGTTGATTTTGGTGATAACGAACCAGCTTTAATAAAGCACTTACAACAATATGCTCAGCCAGTTTTGCGTAAACAATTAGCGCAGTTTCAAGGAAATATCAGCTATCAATATGATTGGAATTTAAATGAAGTGAAGTAA